One Thauera sp. K11 DNA window includes the following coding sequences:
- a CDS encoding CHAT domain-containing protein produces MQITPAVIADRTLGLQPTDAVPFETPAFEDGVTLAFLTPADGRGTLLRVIPGTRLQHLLGDQTIEVRLPITVAKLAGAVNACQRAWWRATVEGSSYPYLNLRHRYPFAQASEQPMPSALFNRVVLPKLAEAGAVLFVEIFQPSEQRYPEAHALGTRLREALLHTQDLRVLVLSDECMAPWNFLYLGSLDDPSADGFLGLRHLVEHAFPEVPVPDPRLTVPAVALHANLDLDRQQDTADVAAVAEFSRLLRQFGITPREEHHRAPFLKGLRQRPAESIFYFICHGGRLDAEAGLALDSASLALTPTPEDSDPVVPADITTHLNGFALPGEPLVFINACQSVRSGSLFFSGFAERFLDKRARSLLGSEIEMPAVFARDFADHFFRELFRGGKENAVGRVLLRLRRYYFELQNPLGLAYSLYGGGNAYLPVGLMPAEPPSGGFQYAAGGLADRRPHAAGAPVQRPLPAHTRRTHPRPQRHQVGGVPRRRTTRPS; encoded by the coding sequence ATGCAGATCACTCCCGCTGTTATCGCCGACCGCACGCTTGGACTGCAGCCCACCGATGCGGTGCCGTTCGAGACACCCGCCTTCGAGGATGGCGTCACGCTTGCATTCCTGACGCCCGCAGATGGCAGAGGCACCCTACTGCGGGTCATTCCGGGCACGCGCCTCCAACACCTGTTGGGCGACCAAACGATCGAGGTACGCCTTCCCATCACGGTGGCGAAACTGGCGGGAGCAGTGAACGCATGCCAGCGTGCATGGTGGCGCGCCACGGTGGAGGGCAGCAGCTACCCGTATCTGAACCTACGTCACCGCTACCCGTTTGCGCAGGCATCGGAACAACCAATGCCATCGGCGTTGTTCAACCGCGTCGTGTTGCCGAAGCTGGCCGAGGCGGGAGCCGTGCTCTTCGTCGAGATATTCCAGCCGTCCGAGCAGCGATATCCCGAGGCCCACGCACTGGGCACGCGTCTGCGAGAGGCACTGCTGCACACGCAGGACCTGCGCGTGCTTGTACTCAGCGACGAGTGCATGGCGCCATGGAATTTTCTGTACCTCGGATCGCTAGATGACCCGAGCGCTGACGGCTTCCTGGGCCTGCGGCACCTAGTTGAGCACGCATTCCCCGAGGTGCCGGTGCCGGACCCGCGCCTTACAGTGCCGGCGGTGGCGCTGCACGCCAACCTGGACCTCGACCGCCAACAGGACACCGCAGACGTTGCTGCCGTAGCAGAGTTTTCGCGCCTGCTGCGGCAATTCGGCATCACGCCACGCGAGGAGCACCATCGCGCGCCGTTCCTCAAGGGGCTACGCCAAAGACCGGCGGAGAGCATTTTCTATTTCATCTGCCACGGCGGCCGCCTCGATGCCGAGGCTGGCCTTGCGCTCGACAGCGCAAGTCTCGCTCTCACGCCTACGCCGGAGGATAGCGACCCCGTCGTACCTGCCGACATCACCACTCACCTCAATGGGTTTGCGCTACCGGGCGAGCCGCTCGTGTTCATCAATGCCTGCCAGAGCGTGCGCAGTGGTTCCCTTTTCTTCAGCGGCTTCGCGGAGAGATTCCTCGACAAGCGCGCCCGAAGTCTGCTTGGTTCAGAAATTGAAATGCCCGCCGTGTTCGCGCGCGACTTCGCCGATCATTTCTTCCGGGAACTTTTCCGCGGTGGCAAGGAGAATGCAGTGGGCCGCGTGCTGCTGCGCCTTCGTCGATACTACTTCGAACTGCAGAACCCGCTCGGGCTCGCATATTCGCTGTATGGCGGCGGCAACGCCTACCTACCCGTTGGACTTATGCCAGCAGAGCCACCCAGCGGCGGCTTCCAGTACGCCGCGGGTGGGCTCGCTGATCGGCGACCTCATGCAGCCGGCGCTCCAGTACAGCGCCCCCTTCCTGCTCACACTCGGCGTACACATCCTCGACCCCAACGCCACCAAGTCGGTGGTGTGCCTCGGCGGCGAACAACACGCCCGTCGTGA
- a CDS encoding zinc metalloprotease, which produces MSNGDTAEWICSALQKRPEAGETRGLADERLLWAPDQELQIGFLHGSTKLQDRVFETAQRWTAPDGGGANLVFARTDDPESAHIRISFNEAAGFWSHVGKDALAVPESAATMNLGWATETTPEKDFASLVLHEFGHALGLLHEHNHPDLKLRWKKDVVYADLGGPPNHWSKDIVDYNVFEQYPEERVATRPTSKRRWPPHDDRPPAARLGGFFGCELVPW; this is translated from the coding sequence ATGTCGAACGGCGACACAGCGGAATGGATCTGCTCGGCCCTGCAGAAGCGGCCGGAGGCGGGCGAAACCCGGGGCCTTGCTGACGAGAGATTGCTGTGGGCACCAGATCAGGAGCTGCAAATCGGCTTCTTGCATGGCTCCACCAAACTGCAGGACCGCGTTTTCGAGACCGCCCAGCGCTGGACCGCCCCCGACGGCGGCGGTGCCAACCTTGTCTTCGCGCGTACCGACGACCCCGAGTCGGCTCACATCCGCATAAGCTTCAATGAGGCGGCCGGGTTCTGGTCGCACGTTGGCAAGGACGCGCTGGCCGTGCCGGAAAGTGCAGCAACGATGAACCTGGGCTGGGCCACCGAGACCACACCCGAGAAGGATTTCGCGAGTCTCGTGCTACACGAGTTCGGGCACGCGCTGGGCCTCCTGCACGAGCACAACCACCCCGATCTGAAGCTGCGCTGGAAAAAGGATGTCGTCTATGCCGACTTGGGTGGCCCGCCAAATCACTGGTCGAAGGACATCGTCGACTACAACGTCTTCGAGCAATATCCCGAGGAACGAGTAGCCACCAGGCCGACCTCGAAACGGCGCTGGCCACCACATGATGACCGCCCCCCGGCCGCAAGGCTGGGGGGCTTTTTCGGATGCGAGCTGGTGCCATGGTAG